In one window of Onychomys torridus chromosome 7, mOncTor1.1, whole genome shotgun sequence DNA:
- the LOC118587545 gene encoding olfactory receptor 147-like — protein sequence MLAGNVSLVTEFVLAGLTDRPELQMPLFYLFLMIYIVTVVGNFGLVTLIGLSPHVHTPMYYFLFNLSVIDLCYSSVFSPKMLMNFVSEKNAISYVGCMTQLFLFLFFVISECYMLTSMAYDRYVAICNPLLYKVTMSAQVCSMLSFASYMMAFAGASAHTGCMLRLTFCNANVINHYLCDILPLLQLSCTSTYVNEVVVLIVVGVNITAPSFTILVSYVFILANILNIKSTQGRSKAFSTCSSHIIAISLFFGSGAFMYLNHSESMDQGKVSSVFYTNVVPMLNPLIYSLRNKDVKIALKKTNSYIYSYNVLHLYNFSCMYVFRADHVVLDDQLDAIHQGRVFLTLSTILSYHSSSCRVKAIHTGM from the exons ATGCTGGCTGGAAATGTCTCCTTGGTGACTGAGTTTGTCCTTGCTGGTTTGACAGACCGTCCAGAGCTCCAGATGCCCCTCTTTTACCTGTTTCTAATGATCTACATTGTCACAGTGGTGGGAAACTTTGGCCTGGTCACCCTCATTGGCCTCAGTCCTCACGTGCACACCCCCATGTACTATTTCCTCTTCAACCTTTCCGTCATTGATCTCTGTTACTCTTCTGTCTTCAGCCCCAAAATGCTGATGAACTTTGTCTCTGAGAAGAATGCCATCTCATATGTGGGCTGCATGACCcaactgtttctctttctcttctttgtcatCTCTGAATGCTACATGTTGACCTCAATGGCCTAtgatcgctatgtggccatctgtaaTCCACTGCTGTATAAGGTTACCATGTCTGCTCAGGTATGTTCTATGCTATCTTTTGCTTCTTATATGATGGCATTTGCTGGAGCCTCTGCCCACACAGGCTGCATGCTCAGACTGACCTTCTGCAATGCCAATGTCATCAACCATTACTTGTGTGACATCCTGCCCCTCCTCCAACTTTCTTGCACCAGCACCTATGTCAATGAGGTTGTAGTTCTCATAGTTGTGGGTGTTAACATCACAGCCCCCAGCTTTACCATTCTCGTTTCCTATGTTTTCATCCTTGCCAACATTCTCAATATCAAATCCACACAAGGAAGATCAAAAGCCTTCAGTACCTGTAGTTCTCACATCATAgcgatttctttgttttttggatCAGGAGCATTCATGTACCTCAATCATTCTGAATCTATGGACCAGGGAAaagtttcttctgttttctaCACTAATGTGGTTCCCATGCTCAACCCACTAATTTACAGTTTGAGGAACAAGGATGTCAAAATAGCATTGAAGAAA ACTAATTCctacatatattcatacaatgTGCTTCATCTGTAtaatttttcatgtatgtatgttttcagagctgatcaTGTGGTATTGGATGACCAATTGGATGCCATTCACCAGGGAAGAGTATTTCTCACCTTGTCAACAATCCTTAGTTACCATAGTTCTTCGTGTAGGGTCAAGGCCATCCACACTGGGATGTGA
- the LOC118587337 gene encoding olfactory receptor 145-like isoform X1 yields the protein MKKMRRMDTVNVSFVTEFILVGLTDQPDLQMPLFFVFLAIYMVTALGNLGLMILVLLNSHLHTPMYFFLFNLSFIDFCYSSVFTPKMLMNFILRRNVISYVQCMTQLYFFCFFVVSECYVLTSMAYDCYVAICNPLLYNVVMSPQVCLNLILGSYLMAFSDAVAHTVCMLRLTFCDVNTINHYFCDILPLLQLSCTSTYVNKLVAYIVVIINIIVPTPTIFISYGFILSSIFRISSSEGRSKAFSTCSSHIIAVSLFFGSGAFMYFKSSSARSMDGAKISSVFYTNVVPMMNPLIYSLRNKDVKVAMRKTLTRWKV from the exons ATGAAAAAAATGAG AAGAATGGATACTGTAAATGTCTCTTTCGTGACTGAATTCATTTTGGTAGGATTAAcagaccagcctgatctccaaatgCCCCTGTTCTTTGTCTTTCTAGCAATATATATGGTCACTGCATTAGGAAATTTGGGTTTAATGATTCTAGTTTTGCTGAATTCACATCTTCACACGcccatgtactttttcctctTTAACTTGTCCTTTATAGACTTTTGTTATTCTTCTGTGTTCACTCCCAAAATGCTGATGAACTTCATATTAAGGAGAAATGTCATTTCCTATGTGCAATGTATGACTCAActctatttcttctgtttttttgttgtttctgaatGCTATGTGCTGACTTCAATGGCCTATGATTGCTATGTGGCTATCTGTAATCCACTTTTGTATAATGTTGTCATGTCCCCTCAAGTGTGTTTAAATCTGATACTTGGTTCATATTTGATGGCATTTTCTGATGCCGTAGCTCACACTGTATGCATGCTGAGATTGACCTTCTGTGATGTCAACACTATCAATCACTATTTCTGTGACATCCTCCCATTGCTCCAGCTTTCCTGCACTAGCACCTATGTTAATAAGCTTGTAGCTTATATTGTAGTCATCATCAACATCATTGTTCCCACTCCTACCATTTTTATCTCATATGGTTTCATCCTCTCAAGCATCTTCCGCATCAGTTCCTCTGAGGGCAGGTCCAAAGCCTTCAGCACCTGCAGCTCCCACATCAttgctgtttctctgttttttggTTCAGGTGCATTTATGTATTTCAAGTCCTCTTCTGCTAGGTCTATGGATGGGGCAAAAATATCTTCTGTATTTTACACCAATGTAGTTCCTATGATGAATCCCTTAATCTACAGCTTGAGAAATAAAGATGTTAAGGTTGCCATGAGAAAAACCCTGACAAGGTGGAAGGTTTGA
- the LOC118587337 gene encoding olfactory receptor 145-like isoform X2, with the protein MDTVNVSFVTEFILVGLTDQPDLQMPLFFVFLAIYMVTALGNLGLMILVLLNSHLHTPMYFFLFNLSFIDFCYSSVFTPKMLMNFILRRNVISYVQCMTQLYFFCFFVVSECYVLTSMAYDCYVAICNPLLYNVVMSPQVCLNLILGSYLMAFSDAVAHTVCMLRLTFCDVNTINHYFCDILPLLQLSCTSTYVNKLVAYIVVIINIIVPTPTIFISYGFILSSIFRISSSEGRSKAFSTCSSHIIAVSLFFGSGAFMYFKSSSARSMDGAKISSVFYTNVVPMMNPLIYSLRNKDVKVAMRKTLTRWKV; encoded by the coding sequence ATGGATACTGTAAATGTCTCTTTCGTGACTGAATTCATTTTGGTAGGATTAAcagaccagcctgatctccaaatgCCCCTGTTCTTTGTCTTTCTAGCAATATATATGGTCACTGCATTAGGAAATTTGGGTTTAATGATTCTAGTTTTGCTGAATTCACATCTTCACACGcccatgtactttttcctctTTAACTTGTCCTTTATAGACTTTTGTTATTCTTCTGTGTTCACTCCCAAAATGCTGATGAACTTCATATTAAGGAGAAATGTCATTTCCTATGTGCAATGTATGACTCAActctatttcttctgtttttttgttgtttctgaatGCTATGTGCTGACTTCAATGGCCTATGATTGCTATGTGGCTATCTGTAATCCACTTTTGTATAATGTTGTCATGTCCCCTCAAGTGTGTTTAAATCTGATACTTGGTTCATATTTGATGGCATTTTCTGATGCCGTAGCTCACACTGTATGCATGCTGAGATTGACCTTCTGTGATGTCAACACTATCAATCACTATTTCTGTGACATCCTCCCATTGCTCCAGCTTTCCTGCACTAGCACCTATGTTAATAAGCTTGTAGCTTATATTGTAGTCATCATCAACATCATTGTTCCCACTCCTACCATTTTTATCTCATATGGTTTCATCCTCTCAAGCATCTTCCGCATCAGTTCCTCTGAGGGCAGGTCCAAAGCCTTCAGCACCTGCAGCTCCCACATCAttgctgtttctctgttttttggTTCAGGTGCATTTATGTATTTCAAGTCCTCTTCTGCTAGGTCTATGGATGGGGCAAAAATATCTTCTGTATTTTACACCAATGTAGTTCCTATGATGAATCCCTTAATCTACAGCTTGAGAAATAAAGATGTTAAGGTTGCCATGAGAAAAACCCTGACAAGGTGGAAGGTTTGA